The following are from one region of the Endozoicomonas sp. 4G genome:
- the iscB gene encoding RNA-guided endonuclease IscB: protein MNRVFVFDKNKKPLMPCHPARARKLLNKGKAAVFRRYPFTIILKEREGGDVQPLELKFDVGSKTTGIAVVADCDRGKKVVFAAELQHRGQRVKDSLESRRTTRRARRNRKTRYRKARFMNRTRPEGWLPPSLMSRVFNTETWAKRFCLKAPISDVAVERVKFDMQLMENPDISGVEYQRGTLFGTELRQYLLYRDGHKCSYCKGVSNDPILNIEHFISRALGGSNRIGNLYIACRTCNEEKGAIHPKQWLESISKKKNKNKLDAARVRNVTSILKGKKVNCLKDAAAVNATRNETARRVQAIGLPTNFATGGRTKFNRTQQGYKKEHWIDAACVGESGASVYIAESTKPLIIKAMGRGSRQMCRVDKYGFPRTKAKDSKQVKGFQTGDIVKAIVPAGKRQGTYTGRVSVRTTGSFNIKTESDTIQGISWRNCQKIQSVDGYGYSLL from the coding sequence ATGAACCGAGTGTTCGTATTTGACAAAAACAAAAAGCCTCTTATGCCTTGCCATCCGGCAAGGGCAAGAAAGCTGTTAAACAAAGGTAAAGCTGCTGTCTTCAGACGCTATCCTTTCACGATCATCCTGAAAGAGAGAGAAGGTGGAGATGTTCAGCCACTGGAACTCAAATTCGACGTTGGAAGCAAAACAACAGGCATAGCCGTTGTTGCTGACTGTGATCGTGGAAAGAAAGTCGTCTTTGCCGCTGAACTCCAGCATAGAGGGCAGAGGGTTAAGGATTCTCTTGAGTCTCGGCGTACAACACGTCGAGCCAGAAGAAACCGGAAAACCCGCTATAGAAAAGCCCGTTTCATGAATCGAACAAGGCCCGAAGGCTGGCTACCGCCTAGCCTTATGAGTCGAGTCTTCAACACCGAGACTTGGGCAAAGAGATTCTGTCTCAAAGCACCCATCAGTGATGTAGCTGTTGAGCGTGTTAAGTTCGATATGCAACTTATGGAGAATCCAGACATTTCAGGAGTCGAGTATCAACGTGGTACGTTGTTTGGTACGGAGTTGAGACAATATCTGCTGTATCGAGATGGACACAAGTGTTCTTACTGTAAGGGAGTGAGTAACGACCCAATCCTCAACATCGAACATTTCATATCCAGAGCCCTGGGAGGCTCAAACCGGATCGGCAATTTGTACATTGCATGTCGTACATGCAATGAAGAGAAAGGAGCTATCCACCCTAAACAGTGGCTTGAATCTATTTCAAAGAAAAAGAACAAGAACAAGCTGGATGCAGCAAGAGTCAGAAATGTGACCAGCATCCTGAAAGGAAAGAAGGTCAATTGTCTGAAAGATGCTGCTGCTGTCAATGCCACAAGAAACGAAACCGCCAGACGTGTTCAGGCTATCGGTCTTCCTACCAACTTTGCTACTGGCGGTAGAACGAAGTTCAACCGCACTCAACAAGGATACAAGAAAGAGCACTGGATAGATGCCGCCTGTGTAGGAGAGTCTGGAGCCAGTGTATACATAGCAGAGAGCACAAAACCCTTAATCATTAAAGCTATGGGTAGAGGCTCACGACAAATGTGTAGAGTGGACAAGTACGGATTTCCCCGTACAAAGGCTAAAGACTCCAAACAAGTAAAAGGCTTCCAGACTGGTGATATCGTCAAGGCTATCGTTCCAGCCGGTAAACGACAAGGAACGTATACAGGACGGGTTTCAGTGAGAACGACAGGCTCATTCAACATCAAGACTGAAAGTGACACCATCCAAGGAATTTCATGGAGAAACTGTCAGAAAATTCAGTCTGTGGATGGTTATGGTTACAGCTTGCTCTAA
- the cysK gene encoding cysteine synthase A — translation MPRVYSDNSQAIGQTPLIKLNRLAPEHNIFVKTESRNPASSVKCRIGASMIWDAESSGKLKPGVELVEPTSGNTGIALAFVAASRGIPLTLTMPASMSLERRKVLKALGAHLILTEAAKGMPGAIAKATELAAENPDKFLLLQQFENPANPRIHEETTGPEIWNDLDGAVDIFVAGVGTGGTISGVSRYLKEIQKKNIISVAVEPEASPVISQYLAGREIKPSPHKIQGIGAGFIPANLDLRLVDQVEQISDDDAMNVAHRLMKEEGILAGISSGAAVAAALRVASRPENKGKNIVVILPDSGERYLSTALFDGVFTETETTQ, via the coding sequence ATGCCCCGGGTTTATAGTGACAATTCACAAGCCATTGGTCAGACGCCTCTGATTAAACTGAACCGTCTGGCACCAGAACATAATATTTTTGTCAAAACTGAATCACGTAATCCTGCAAGCAGCGTGAAGTGCCGAATTGGTGCCAGCATGATCTGGGATGCCGAGAGTTCTGGCAAGCTGAAGCCTGGTGTTGAACTGGTGGAGCCTACCAGTGGCAATACTGGCATAGCTCTGGCTTTTGTTGCGGCTTCCCGTGGTATTCCTCTGACTTTGACCATGCCTGCTTCCATGAGTCTTGAGCGTCGCAAAGTTCTTAAAGCCCTGGGCGCTCATCTGATTCTGACGGAGGCAGCCAAAGGAATGCCCGGTGCCATTGCCAAGGCCACTGAATTAGCGGCAGAAAATCCCGATAAATTCTTGCTGCTGCAACAATTTGAGAACCCGGCTAATCCGAGAATTCATGAAGAGACTACGGGCCCGGAAATCTGGAATGACTTGGACGGGGCTGTTGATATTTTTGTGGCAGGTGTTGGAACTGGCGGCACTATTTCCGGGGTGTCCCGTTACCTCAAGGAGATTCAGAAAAAGAACATTATTTCCGTGGCAGTAGAGCCGGAAGCATCACCGGTGATTAGTCAGTATCTGGCAGGCCGTGAAATCAAGCCTTCGCCCCATAAAATACAGGGTATCGGGGCAGGTTTTATTCCCGCCAATCTTGATCTGCGGTTGGTGGACCAGGTGGAACAGATCTCGGATGACGATGCTATGAACGTTGCCCACCGGTTAATGAAAGAAGAGGGCATTCTTGCGGGTATTTCCAGTGGTGCTGCGGTTGCAGCGGCTCTGAGAGTTGCCTCTCGGCCTGAAAATAAAGGGAAAAATATTGTTGTGATATTGCCTGATTCAGGAGAACGTTATTTATCCACTGCCCTCTTTGATGGCGTATTTACGGAAACTGAAACTACTCAATAA
- a CDS encoding MIP/aquaporin family protein, with protein MRHSLFGECVAEFIGTALLIFFGAGCVAALVLAGVDLGQWEISITWGMGVAIAIYVTGGVSGAHINPAVTIALAVFKGFGKNKVLPYIVAQILGAFCAAGLVYFLYSDLFTGFEATHGIVRGTSESLATAGIFSTYPHSLISNTQAFLVEFFITAVLMIGILAIGDENNGAPKGPLAAIAIGILIAVIGVAFGPLTGFAMNPARDFGPKLFAFFAGWGDVAFTGGLSNPYFWVPILGPICGALAGAWTYLNLLSKQMEQLACGTPGCEIRTTEGH; from the coding sequence ATGCGTCACTCATTATTTGGAGAATGTGTAGCCGAGTTTATCGGTACCGCACTCCTGATTTTCTTCGGGGCTGGTTGCGTAGCAGCACTGGTTCTTGCCGGTGTTGATTTGGGGCAATGGGAAATATCGATTACCTGGGGTATGGGTGTTGCTATAGCGATTTATGTTACCGGTGGCGTGTCCGGTGCTCATATCAACCCAGCAGTAACCATTGCCCTGGCGGTGTTTAAAGGTTTCGGAAAAAACAAGGTGCTGCCTTATATTGTTGCCCAGATTCTGGGGGCATTCTGTGCAGCGGGGCTGGTTTATTTCCTGTACAGCGATTTGTTCACTGGATTTGAAGCCACCCATGGTATCGTAAGAGGAACGTCTGAAAGTCTGGCTACAGCAGGTATTTTCTCTACTTACCCTCATTCCTTAATCAGTAATACCCAAGCCTTCCTGGTAGAGTTCTTTATCACTGCCGTTCTGATGATTGGCATCCTGGCTATTGGTGATGAAAATAACGGTGCTCCCAAAGGTCCCCTGGCAGCCATTGCTATTGGCATTCTGATTGCCGTCATCGGTGTTGCTTTTGGCCCTCTGACCGGCTTTGCAATGAACCCTGCCCGTGATTTTGGACCGAAACTGTTTGCATTTTTTGCCGGTTGGGGTGACGTGGCATTCACTGGCGGCCTCAGCAACCCATACTTTTGGGTACCCATTCTAGGACCAATCTGCGGCGCCCTGGCCGGTGCCTGGACTTACCTGAACCTTCTTTCCAAACAAATGGAACAGCTTGCCTGTGGCACTCCCGGATGCGAAATTCGTACGACTGAAGGCCACTAA
- a CDS encoding cupin domain-containing protein encodes MSSITNIKEALAQAKKDESVGISIATLSSGQDFCLFCTEIPKGHKVGCRYHIEGDEIYSILSGEGVIYTAAPDKIEDANSINFRPVVAGDNFTIPAGVVHQLKASSDMVLLFICPQSHLNSDRVIVPSLTT; translated from the coding sequence ATGAGCAGTATCACCAATATCAAAGAAGCATTAGCACAGGCCAAAAAAGACGAAAGCGTCGGCATCTCCATTGCCACTCTCTCATCAGGTCAAGATTTCTGTCTTTTTTGTACTGAGATACCAAAGGGCCATAAAGTCGGCTGTCGCTACCATATTGAAGGTGATGAAATCTATTCCATCCTCTCAGGAGAAGGCGTTATTTACACTGCCGCACCCGATAAAATAGAGGACGCTAACAGCATTAACTTCCGGCCAGTGGTTGCAGGAGATAATTTTACCATTCCAGCAGGTGTTGTTCACCAGCTGAAAGCCTCTTCAGATATGGTCTTACTGTTCATTTGCCCTCAATCACACCTGAATTCTGACCGGGTTATCGTGCCCAGCCTTACTACTTGA
- a CDS encoding ISAzo13 family transposase, whose amino-acid sequence MSLIAMSTSVAIPQEAKDVIKFAAKQLTGMKKRIFMAEVSKKLCYESPRLTESEFGWSRKSVELGINELRTGFECFGHYEVCGKRRSEINLPQLEQDIRSLVEPESQADPQMKNTLAYTRITAKAVHRKLIEEKGWAEDQVPKVRTINDILNRLGYKLRRVQKTKPQKSPETDAIFENVHRINEEAKNNKKALRVSIDCKATVNLGDFSRGGKSRGKAPVKALDHDMATKSKLIPFGILNLENDQLHIFYGNSNKTSDFVCDAFEWWWDLVKEENPEVEEIVIFADNGPENNSHRTQYLSRLVRFSQSKGLKIHGVYYPPYHSKYNPIERRWSSLENHWSGTLLNTVSTVLKWTETMTWKAMSPVVNLLDKFYPKGVRLGKSEMTDINPYIIRNPKLPKWDMTVVPESVVS is encoded by the coding sequence ATGTCATTGATTGCTATGTCTACCTCTGTTGCTATTCCTCAAGAAGCCAAAGACGTCATTAAGTTTGCAGCCAAACAACTCACTGGCATGAAAAAAAGAATCTTCATGGCTGAGGTGTCGAAAAAGCTCTGCTACGAGAGTCCCCGCTTAACGGAGTCAGAGTTTGGTTGGAGCAGAAAGTCCGTAGAACTCGGTATCAATGAGCTACGGACAGGGTTCGAGTGCTTTGGCCATTATGAAGTATGTGGCAAGCGCCGTTCAGAAATTAACCTACCACAATTAGAACAAGACATCCGTAGTCTGGTTGAACCGGAAAGCCAGGCAGACCCACAGATGAAGAACACATTAGCCTATACTCGCATTACAGCTAAAGCGGTTCATCGAAAGCTCATTGAAGAAAAAGGCTGGGCGGAAGATCAGGTTCCCAAAGTGCGAACCATTAATGATATTCTCAATCGCCTGGGCTATAAACTGCGTCGGGTACAAAAAACCAAACCCCAAAAAAGTCCGGAAACCGATGCCATTTTTGAAAACGTCCACCGAATAAACGAAGAAGCTAAAAACAACAAAAAAGCGTTGCGAGTCAGCATAGACTGCAAAGCAACAGTTAATCTTGGCGACTTTTCCAGAGGGGGTAAATCTCGTGGGAAGGCTCCTGTTAAAGCACTTGATCATGACATGGCTACGAAGAGTAAACTGATTCCTTTTGGCATTCTCAATCTTGAAAACGACCAACTCCATATTTTCTACGGCAATTCGAACAAAACCAGTGATTTTGTCTGCGATGCGTTCGAGTGGTGGTGGGATCTGGTGAAAGAAGAAAATCCGGAGGTAGAGGAGATTGTTATTTTTGCCGATAATGGTCCGGAAAATAATAGTCACCGCACTCAGTACCTCTCAAGGCTGGTGCGTTTCAGTCAAAGCAAAGGCCTGAAAATTCATGGGGTGTACTATCCTCCCTATCACAGCAAATACAACCCCATCGAACGTAGGTGGTCTTCGCTGGAAAATCATTGGAGTGGGACGTTATTGAATACAGTGAGCACTGTATTGAAATGGACGGAAACTATGACATGGAAAGCGATGAGTCCTGTGGTTAATCTGCTGGACAAGTTTTATCCCAAGGGAGTGAGACTTGGAAAATCAGAAATGACTGATATAAATCCATACATTATCAGGAATCCGAAACTACCAAAGTGGGATATGACTGTCGTTCCTGAATCGGTAGTTTCTTAA
- the glpK gene encoding glycerol kinase GlpK, translating into MTNEAKYIVALDQGTTSSRAIIFDKAGAIVDVSQREFTQHYPQPGWVEHDAMEIWATQSSVLTEVLAKSGIRSDEIAGIGITNQRETVVVWDKTTGRPVHNAIVWQCRRTTEICEQLKRDGLEDYIRETTGLVLDSYFSGTKIKWILDNVEGARAKAEKGELLFGTIDTWLIWNMTGGRAHVTDVTNASRTMIFDINKLDWDEKLLDAMQIPRSMLPEVKSSSEIYGKTNIGGKGGTRIPIAGVAGDQQAALFGQMCHDKGMAKNTYGTGCFLLMNTGEEPVQSRSGLLTTIACGIDGKVTYALEGSVFMAGASVQWLRDELGLVRDATDTEYFATKVEDTGGVYVVPAFVGLGAPYWDPYARGSIVGMTRGTNRNHIVRATLESIAYQTRDLIEAMEQDSGIKLSQLRVDGGAVKNNFLMQFQSDILASDVVRPRVIETTAAGAAYLAGLAVGFWNSIDELKDQVSVDREYEPAMSEERRSELYKGWKKAVDRSQKWVE; encoded by the coding sequence ATGACTAATGAAGCAAAGTATATTGTTGCTCTTGATCAGGGAACCACCAGCTCCAGAGCCATTATCTTTGATAAAGCTGGTGCGATTGTTGATGTTTCTCAGCGTGAATTTACTCAACACTACCCTCAGCCAGGCTGGGTTGAGCATGATGCCATGGAAATCTGGGCCACCCAAAGCTCTGTTCTGACTGAAGTACTTGCCAAGTCAGGTATTCGCTCTGACGAAATCGCCGGTATTGGTATTACCAACCAACGTGAAACCGTTGTCGTATGGGATAAAACAACCGGTCGTCCCGTCCACAATGCTATTGTATGGCAGTGCCGCCGTACCACTGAAATCTGTGAACAGCTGAAGCGCGACGGTCTGGAGGACTATATTCGTGAAACCACGGGGCTGGTTCTGGACTCTTACTTCTCCGGCACCAAAATCAAGTGGATCCTGGACAATGTGGAAGGCGCACGCGCCAAGGCTGAAAAGGGCGAGCTACTCTTCGGTACTATTGATACATGGCTGATCTGGAACATGACCGGTGGTCGCGCCCACGTCACTGATGTGACCAACGCCTCACGCACCATGATTTTCGATATCAATAAACTGGACTGGGATGAGAAACTGCTTGATGCAATGCAGATTCCCCGCAGCATGCTCCCAGAAGTAAAATCCAGCTCTGAAATCTACGGTAAGACCAACATCGGCGGTAAAGGCGGAACCCGGATTCCTATCGCCGGTGTTGCGGGTGACCAGCAGGCTGCCCTGTTTGGCCAGATGTGTCATGACAAAGGTATGGCAAAAAACACCTATGGAACCGGCTGCTTCCTGCTGATGAACACCGGAGAAGAACCTGTTCAATCCCGGAGTGGCCTGCTGACTACCATTGCCTGCGGTATCGATGGCAAGGTGACCTACGCACTGGAAGGCTCTGTATTTATGGCGGGTGCCTCTGTTCAATGGCTACGGGATGAGCTGGGACTGGTGCGCGATGCTACGGATACAGAATATTTTGCCACCAAAGTAGAAGACACTGGTGGTGTCTATGTCGTGCCTGCTTTTGTTGGTCTGGGTGCTCCATACTGGGATCCCTACGCCCGCGGCTCCATTGTTGGTATGACCCGTGGCACCAACCGTAACCATATTGTTCGTGCTACCCTGGAATCCATTGCTTATCAGACCCGTGATCTTATCGAAGCCATGGAGCAGGATTCAGGCATTAAACTGTCTCAACTTCGGGTTGATGGCGGTGCCGTTAAAAACAACTTCCTGATGCAATTCCAGTCAGACATTCTGGCCTCTGACGTGGTTCGACCCAGGGTTATCGAAACCACAGCTGCTGGTGCGGCCTATCTTGCTGGTCTGGCGGTCGGTTTCTGGAACAGTATTGATGAACTGAAAGATCAGGTATCTGTGGATCGTGAGTACGAGCCAGCCATGAGCGAAGAACGTCGCTCTGAGCTCTACAAAGGCTGGAAAAAAGCAGTTGATCGTTCGCAAAAATGGGTTGAATGA
- a CDS encoding AAA family ATPase, with the protein MQLDGYDKSLSQGVDFRRFFEWFREREDSENESGFSDDILEQLREVLKEDADTWKRLNELKASSKDRQLTAVRSAIYKFMPEFSNLRVRRKPRLHMSIDKNGETFNVAQLSQGEKSLMALIGDIARRLAVMNPALENPLEGDGIVLIDEVDMHLHPQWQRSLINQLTVTFPNCQFVLTTHSPLVISDSKNVLTYLIDADELKKLKPLYGEDANTVLLDIMDTDIRNSEINIQLSH; encoded by the coding sequence TTGCAGCTTGACGGTTATGACAAATCTCTGAGTCAGGGCGTTGACTTCAGGCGCTTTTTTGAATGGTTTCGTGAGCGTGAAGACAGCGAAAATGAGTCCGGATTTTCGGATGATATTCTGGAGCAGCTGCGAGAAGTTCTTAAAGAAGATGCAGATACCTGGAAGCGATTGAATGAGCTAAAGGCTTCATCAAAAGATCGACAACTGACCGCTGTCCGCTCGGCTATCTACAAATTTATGCCAGAGTTTTCCAACCTGCGGGTAAGACGCAAACCAAGACTGCATATGTCCATCGACAAAAACGGTGAGACGTTCAATGTTGCCCAGTTATCTCAGGGTGAAAAATCATTGATGGCGTTGATTGGTGATATTGCCCGACGACTGGCGGTGATGAACCCGGCACTGGAAAATCCATTAGAAGGCGATGGCATTGTTCTGATTGATGAAGTGGATATGCATCTTCATCCACAGTGGCAGCGTAGTCTGATTAATCAGCTGACAGTGACATTCCCTAACTGCCAGTTTGTTTTGACGACTCATTCACCACTGGTGATCAGTGACAGTAAAAATGTGCTGACCTATCTGATTGATGCTGATGAGTTAAAAAAGCTGAAGCCATTGTATGGTGAAGATGCCAACACGGTTCTGCTGGATATTATGGATACCGATATCCGGAACAGTGAAATCAATATTCAGCTGAGTCACTGA
- a CDS encoding transposase — translation MKSTVDTLIFQPKSALSLPFHQAETNPEMVALFKAIHSQESVILEKENALLEKDDIIQKKSEIIDSQKKRIAQLEEYLRLSRSRLYGRSTEKNNSQDDIFNEVELEGCTGEQDEDEAEDQPEQELPKPRKKKTGRKPFSESLPRVQERSELSEEEKAEAINTFFVKVREELDIVPAKVQVKEILQEKAVFPEVDEHGQEKRVIKVAELPKHPLPKSSLSVCTLAWIIVSKYCDALPLYRQENILKRYGGSVTRTTMANSLIRLSTELK, via the coding sequence ATGAAATCGACCGTCGACACTCTGATTTTTCAGCCGAAATCCGCACTGAGTTTGCCTTTTCATCAAGCTGAAACTAACCCTGAAATGGTCGCCTTATTTAAGGCGATCCATTCCCAGGAAAGTGTCATTCTTGAAAAAGAAAATGCCCTTCTTGAAAAAGACGACATTATTCAAAAGAAGTCAGAGATCATCGATTCTCAAAAAAAACGCATTGCGCAACTGGAAGAATACCTGAGGCTCTCCCGATCCCGCCTGTACGGAAGAAGCACTGAAAAAAACAACAGCCAGGACGACATTTTCAATGAGGTGGAGCTGGAAGGCTGCACCGGTGAGCAAGACGAAGACGAAGCTGAAGATCAGCCAGAGCAAGAGCTTCCAAAACCACGCAAAAAGAAAACAGGGCGCAAGCCATTTTCAGAGTCTCTGCCCAGAGTCCAGGAACGCTCTGAACTCAGCGAAGAAGAAAAAGCCGAAGCCATTAATACCTTCTTTGTCAAAGTCCGTGAAGAGCTTGATATCGTACCGGCCAAAGTTCAGGTAAAAGAAATTCTGCAAGAGAAAGCAGTCTTTCCGGAAGTCGATGAGCATGGACAGGAGAAGCGGGTCATTAAAGTTGCAGAGCTGCCAAAACACCCACTGCCCAAATCTTCACTCTCTGTTTGCACACTGGCCTGGATCATTGTCTCCAAGTACTGCGACGCATTGCCTTTGTATAGGCAAGAGAATATCCTCAAGCGATACGGTGGCTCTGTCACCCGGACGACGATGGCCAACTCTTTAATTCGGTTGTCTACAGAACTAAAATAA
- the tnpB gene encoding IS66 family insertion sequence element accessory protein TnpB (TnpB, as the term is used for proteins encoded by IS66 family insertion elements, is considered an accessory protein, since TnpC, encoded by a neighboring gene, is a DDE family transposase.), translated as MFLYREPIDFRKSFRGLAVLVEQELGHNPFDGYLYAFTNRQRNKIKCLYWEDNGFVLYYKSLSEDKFHWPKPDEELVTLTGQQLNWLLDGYDLNAMQPHKKRHYESCF; from the coding sequence GTGTTTCTCTACCGGGAGCCGATTGACTTTCGCAAGTCATTTCGTGGGCTTGCTGTGTTGGTTGAACAAGAGCTGGGGCACAACCCCTTTGACGGCTATTTATATGCGTTTACCAATCGGCAGCGTAATAAAATCAAGTGCCTGTACTGGGAAGATAATGGTTTTGTGCTTTATTACAAGAGCCTGTCTGAGGACAAATTCCACTGGCCCAAACCGGACGAAGAGCTGGTTACATTAACCGGGCAACAATTAAACTGGCTGCTGGACGGCTACGATCTCAACGCCATGCAACCCCATAAAAAAAGGCATTATGAGAGTTGTTTTTAG
- a CDS encoding transposase — protein sequence MPKVSKHLNAANLIDQVCKCLDEIPDHRPNHCPNGIPFPNFAKSAFAMMHQKYDSLLTFDSDRADPVILHNLATMYHVQDQKVPCDTRMREVLDPIEPAQFRKPFKKLFSLIQRNKLLKAFEYQCGDLKDWYLMPVDGTGLFYSGKCRCQECCVKNKGKPNEAYYHNLLGGCIVHPDQKVVMPFAPEAIVQQDGDNKNDCEQNAIKRYLAHVKREHPHLKLVILLDGLFADNPTIELIKSYGWHFIIVAKDGNHKSLIEAMDALCDQEQLSYHKIIDEEQGTRHWFRFANDVPLNASKLTQNVNVLDYVETDSEGKRHTWCWVTDIELTKDTVEAVMRGGRCRWHIENQTFNTLKNQGYSLEHNYGHGKQHLATNLAYLTFLAFMVDQIQEMASPEFKKALKERARGVRTYLWKVITRVFLSWMLEGWDELFDALIYGIKPGRVQINTS from the coding sequence ATGCCCAAAGTCAGCAAACACCTTAACGCAGCAAACCTAATCGATCAGGTTTGCAAGTGCCTTGATGAGATTCCAGATCACCGGCCTAACCATTGCCCTAATGGGATTCCCTTTCCCAACTTTGCAAAATCCGCTTTTGCCATGATGCATCAGAAGTACGATTCCCTTCTGACCTTTGACTCTGACCGTGCCGACCCGGTTATTCTTCATAACCTGGCGACTATGTATCACGTCCAAGATCAGAAAGTACCCTGTGATACACGCATGAGAGAAGTGCTTGATCCCATTGAGCCTGCACAGTTTCGCAAGCCCTTCAAGAAGTTATTCTCCCTGATTCAGCGTAACAAGCTTCTTAAAGCCTTCGAGTACCAGTGTGGTGACTTGAAAGACTGGTACCTGATGCCGGTTGATGGCACCGGCCTCTTCTACTCAGGTAAATGCCGATGCCAAGAGTGTTGTGTAAAAAACAAGGGGAAACCCAATGAAGCTTACTACCACAACTTATTGGGCGGCTGTATTGTTCACCCGGATCAAAAAGTCGTCATGCCCTTTGCCCCAGAGGCGATTGTTCAACAGGACGGCGACAACAAGAATGACTGCGAACAGAATGCCATCAAGCGCTACCTGGCGCACGTCAAGAGAGAGCACCCTCATTTAAAACTGGTCATACTCCTGGATGGGCTTTTTGCTGACAATCCTACTATTGAGTTGATCAAGAGCTATGGCTGGCACTTCATCATTGTGGCTAAAGATGGCAACCACAAATCCCTTATCGAGGCGATGGATGCGCTGTGTGACCAGGAACAGCTCAGTTATCATAAAATCATTGATGAAGAGCAAGGAACCAGGCACTGGTTTCGTTTCGCTAATGATGTACCGCTGAATGCCTCCAAGTTGACCCAAAATGTCAATGTCCTTGATTACGTGGAGACAGACAGTGAAGGCAAACGCCACACCTGGTGCTGGGTCACAGATATTGAGTTAACCAAAGATACCGTTGAAGCTGTCATGAGAGGAGGTCGTTGCCGCTGGCACATCGAGAACCAAACGTTTAACACCCTGAAAAACCAAGGCTACAGCCTTGAACACAACTATGGTCACGGGAAGCAGCACCTGGCAACCAACCTGGCTTACCTGACGTTCCTGGCCTTCATGGTTGATCAAATCCAGGAAATGGCCAGCCCGGAATTCAAAAAGGCGCTGAAGGAGCGAGCGAGGGGCGTCCGAACGTACCTATGGAAGGTGATTACACGGGTATTCCTGTCCTGGATGCTCGAAGGTTGGGATGAATTGTTCGATGCGCTCATATATGGCATAAAGCCTGGTAGGGTTCAAATTAACACTTCATAG
- a CDS encoding transposase, whose product MPFAPEAIVQQDGDNKNDCEQNAIKRYLAHVKREHPHLKLVILLDGLFADNPTIELIKSYGWHFIIVAKDGNHKSLIEAMDALCDQEQLSYHKIIDEEQGTRHWFRFANDVPLNASKLTQNVNVLDYVETDSEGKRHTWCWVTDIELTKDTVEAVMRGGRCRWHIENQTFNTLKNQGYSLEHNYGHGKQHLATNLAYLTFLAFMVDQIQEMASPEFKKALKERARGVRTYLWKVITRVFLSWMLEGWDELFDALIYGIRELAIKIIPEYGRQQA is encoded by the coding sequence ATGCCCTTTGCCCCAGAGGCGATTGTTCAACAGGACGGCGACAACAAGAATGACTGCGAACAGAATGCCATCAAGCGCTACCTGGCGCACGTCAAGAGAGAGCACCCTCATTTAAAACTGGTCATACTCCTGGATGGGCTTTTTGCTGACAATCCTACTATTGAGTTGATCAAGAGCTATGGCTGGCACTTCATCATTGTGGCTAAAGATGGCAACCACAAATCCCTTATCGAGGCGATGGATGCGCTGTGTGACCAGGAACAGCTCAGTTATCATAAAATCATTGATGAAGAGCAAGGAACCAGGCACTGGTTTCGTTTCGCTAATGATGTACCGCTGAATGCCTCCAAGTTGACCCAAAATGTCAATGTCCTTGATTACGTGGAGACAGACAGTGAAGGCAAACGCCACACCTGGTGCTGGGTCACAGATATTGAGTTAACCAAAGATACCGTTGAAGCTGTCATGAGAGGAGGTCGTTGCCGCTGGCACATCGAGAACCAAACGTTTAACACCCTGAAAAACCAAGGCTACAGCCTTGAACACAACTATGGTCACGGGAAGCAGCACCTGGCAACCAACCTGGCTTACCTGACGTTCCTGGCCTTCATGGTTGATCAAATCCAGGAAATGGCCAGCCCGGAATTCAAAAAGGCGCTGAAGGAGCGAGCGAGGGGCGTCCGAACGTACCTATGGAAGGTGATTACACGGGTATTCCTGTCCTGGATGCTCGAAGGTTGGGATGAATTGTTCGATGCGCTCATATATGGCATAAGGGAACTGGCGATCAAAATCATACCGGAGTATGGTAGGCAGCAAGCTTAA
- a CDS encoding ATP-binding protein yields the protein MEVKKLTLRNVGRFSELEIPLAPLENLNTNVTVFVGNNGTGKTSILRSLATSLSWLVSRIQSDKSAGSSDSRT from the coding sequence ATGGAGGTTAAAAAACTGACATTACGTAATGTCGGGCGTTTTTCTGAGTTGGAAATTCCGTTGGCTCCGCTGGAGAACCTGAACACTAATGTGACTGTTTTTGTGGGGAACAATGGTACAGGTAAAACTTCAATCCTGCGTTCCCTGGCAACTTCCCTGAGCTGGCTGGTTTCCCGTATTCAAAGCGATAAGAGTGCGGGCAGCAGCGATTCCCGCACTTAA